A genomic window from Parvularcula sp. LCG005 includes:
- the acs gene encoding acetate--CoA ligase, which produces MTRITDSARADEDLNAFWLDAAKRLDWVKAPTKAGDWNFDRTDFRIKWFEDGTLNACVNCVDRHLPEKEHQTAIIWEGDDPSVSSSITYGELYAHVCHMANILKARGVKKGDRVILYMPMVLEAAYAMLACARIGAVHSVVFGGFSPDALASRIEDCGATAIITADEGRRGGKTVPLKANVDKALEKVGGVRLVLMVSVTGNKVHFENGRDLWWHEWEEQMAPDCPPEVMKAEDPLFILYTSGSTGKPKGVLHTTGGYMTYAAYTHQTVFDYQPGEVYWCTADVGWITGHSYIVYGPLANGATTLMFEGVPTWPDAGRCWDVVDKHKVSIFYTAPTAIRALMREGDEFVKKHDRSTLRILGSVGEPINPEAWRWYHEVVGDGRCPIVDTWWQTETGGILITAVPGDDMTKPGAATKPMPGIYPALVDNDGARLDGPAEGNLIITQSWPGQMRTVYGDHERFIETYFSTYPGFYFTGDGARRDTDGDYWITGRVDDVLNVSGHRMGTAEIESALVSHPAVAEAAVVGMPHEIKGQGIHCFVVLKANQMVKSDLVSELKKHVRSEIGPIATPDIIQIAPGLPKTRSGKIMRRILRKIAEGDVSNLGDTSTLADPGVVDVLIEDAEKARAEQAKK; this is translated from the coding sequence GCGACTGGAACTTTGACCGCACTGATTTTCGAATCAAATGGTTTGAAGACGGTACGCTGAACGCGTGCGTGAACTGCGTTGACCGTCACCTCCCCGAAAAAGAGCACCAGACCGCCATCATCTGGGAAGGCGACGACCCCAGCGTGAGCTCGTCCATCACCTATGGCGAGCTGTACGCCCATGTCTGTCACATGGCGAACATCCTGAAGGCGCGCGGCGTCAAAAAGGGCGACCGCGTCATTCTGTACATGCCGATGGTGCTGGAGGCGGCCTATGCGATGCTGGCCTGCGCCCGCATCGGCGCCGTTCATTCCGTGGTCTTTGGCGGCTTCAGCCCGGATGCACTGGCCAGCCGGATAGAGGATTGTGGTGCCACCGCTATCATCACCGCTGACGAAGGGCGGCGCGGGGGCAAGACCGTTCCCCTGAAAGCCAATGTCGACAAGGCACTGGAGAAAGTCGGCGGTGTGCGCCTTGTCCTCATGGTCTCCGTCACAGGCAACAAAGTCCATTTCGAAAACGGGCGCGACCTGTGGTGGCACGAATGGGAAGAGCAAATGGCCCCGGACTGCCCGCCGGAGGTCATGAAAGCCGAAGATCCGCTTTTCATTCTGTACACGTCTGGATCCACGGGAAAGCCGAAAGGCGTGCTGCACACGACCGGTGGCTATATGACCTATGCCGCCTATACACACCAGACCGTGTTCGATTACCAGCCCGGCGAAGTATATTGGTGTACGGCTGATGTGGGCTGGATTACTGGCCACAGTTATATCGTCTATGGCCCGCTGGCTAATGGTGCCACGACCCTGATGTTTGAAGGCGTGCCGACATGGCCCGACGCCGGACGCTGCTGGGATGTGGTCGACAAGCACAAGGTCAGTATCTTCTATACGGCCCCCACCGCCATTCGTGCCCTGATGCGCGAAGGCGACGAATTTGTGAAAAAGCACGACCGGTCAACGCTCCGAATCCTTGGGTCGGTCGGCGAGCCGATCAACCCCGAAGCCTGGCGCTGGTACCATGAAGTGGTGGGTGACGGACGCTGCCCCATTGTCGATACATGGTGGCAGACAGAGACCGGCGGCATTCTGATCACCGCGGTGCCGGGCGACGACATGACCAAGCCGGGTGCCGCGACGAAGCCGATGCCCGGCATCTATCCTGCGCTGGTCGACAATGACGGTGCGCGCCTTGATGGGCCCGCGGAAGGCAATCTGATCATCACCCAGTCTTGGCCGGGTCAGATGCGGACGGTTTACGGTGACCACGAACGGTTTATCGAAACCTACTTCTCAACCTATCCCGGCTTCTATTTCACGGGCGACGGTGCCCGCCGCGATACGGATGGGGACTACTGGATCACCGGCCGGGTCGACGATGTGTTGAATGTCTCCGGTCACCGGATGGGGACGGCTGAGATCGAAAGCGCCCTCGTCTCGCATCCGGCTGTGGCCGAGGCGGCCGTGGTCGGCATGCCGCACGAGATCAAGGGCCAGGGCATTCACTGCTTTGTCGTGCTGAAGGCCAATCAGATGGTCAAATCAGACCTCGTCAGTGAGCTGAAAAAACACGTTCGCAGCGAGATCGGTCCGATTGCCACACCGGACATCATCCAGATCGCGCCCGGCCTGCCCAAGACGCGTTCCGGCAAGATCATGCGCCGCATCCTGCGCAAGATTGCCGAGGGCGACGTATCTAATCTGGGTGACACCTCGACCCTCGCCGACCCCGGTGTGGTCGACGTGCTGATCGAAGACGCCGAAAAAGCCCGGGCGGAACAGGCGAAAAAATAA